A stretch of Desulfotignum phosphitoxidans DSM 13687 DNA encodes these proteins:
- the ubiE gene encoding bifunctional demethylmenaquinone methyltransferase/2-methoxy-6-polyprenyl-1,4-benzoquinol methylase UbiE, translated as MNKELDFVKGMFDKIAHRYDFLNRLLSLRQDVMWRNQMVRAAAPGPESRILDVACGTCDVALALSRHLTGRTRITGLDFSYAMLDAGKKKCAAQSNQSICLVNGDALALPFLPETFDAVFIAFGIRNIMNRPRALSEFYKVLKPGGKLAVLELITPQNPFLKPIYLSYFKKVLPLIGAFFSKDNNAYYYLPESVLKFPAPDAFAGMMSETGFSRVRFKPMSFGIVTLFVGTRQ; from the coding sequence ATGAACAAAGAACTTGATTTTGTCAAGGGAATGTTTGACAAAATCGCCCATAGATATGATTTCCTGAACCGCCTGCTCAGTCTCCGCCAGGATGTCATGTGGCGGAACCAGATGGTGCGGGCCGCGGCGCCGGGGCCGGAAAGCCGGATTCTGGATGTGGCCTGCGGCACCTGTGATGTGGCCCTGGCCTTGAGCCGCCATCTTACAGGCCGCACCCGGATCACAGGCCTGGATTTTTCCTATGCCATGCTGGATGCCGGCAAAAAAAAATGCGCTGCCCAATCCAACCAAAGCATCTGTCTGGTGAACGGGGACGCGCTGGCCCTGCCGTTCCTTCCGGAAACGTTTGATGCTGTGTTCATCGCTTTCGGCATCCGGAATATCATGAACCGGCCCCGGGCATTGTCTGAATTTTACAAGGTGCTCAAACCCGGCGGAAAACTGGCGGTTCTGGAACTGATAACCCCCCAAAACCCTTTTTTAAAACCCATTTATTTAAGTTATTTCAAAAAAGTGCTGCCGCTGATCGGGGCTTTTTTTTCAAAAGATAACAATGCCTATTATTATCTGCCTGAATCTGTTTTGAAATTTCCCGCGCCGGATGCCTTTGCCGGGATGATGTCGGAAACCGGATTCAGCCGCGTGCGGTTTAAACCCATGTCCTTTGGCATTGTCACCTTGTTTGTCGGTACCCGTCAATAA
- the dnaJ gene encoding molecular chaperone DnaJ — translation MTEKRDYYEILGVTRDADKVTLKKAYRKLAIKFHPDKNPNNREAEDKFKEASEAYEVLSNENKRHIYDQFGHQGLEGAGHSGPGGFEDIFSSFGDIFEDFFGFGGGRGGRSNRVQRGSDLRYNMTIDFMEAAFGTEKTVSIPKLTQCDECDGTGSRPGTDVETCAHCHGTGQFIQSQGFFKVKTTCPYCKGRGSIISDPCPKCVGAGRVETVRKVQVKIPAGVDVGSKLRLTGEGEASPSPGGPSGDLYVVINVKPHKFFQRDGNDIVCAIDISFAQAALGADITVPTLVGEETLTIPKGTQFGDSFRLSGQGIASLRTGRRGDQIVKVLIKTPTKLTAKQKELLKQFDKLDGNKISNKLKNLFKNL, via the coding sequence ATGACTGAAAAACGCGACTACTATGAAATCCTGGGTGTGACCCGGGATGCAGATAAAGTGACCCTGAAGAAAGCATACCGGAAACTGGCCATTAAATTCCATCCGGACAAAAATCCCAACAACCGGGAAGCGGAAGACAAATTCAAGGAAGCGTCCGAAGCCTATGAAGTTTTGAGCAATGAAAACAAACGCCACATTTATGACCAGTTCGGGCACCAGGGACTGGAAGGGGCCGGCCATTCCGGACCCGGTGGATTTGAGGATATTTTTTCCAGCTTCGGTGACATATTTGAAGACTTTTTCGGATTCGGTGGTGGCCGGGGGGGCCGGAGCAACCGGGTGCAGCGGGGATCTGACCTGCGCTATAACATGACCATTGATTTCATGGAAGCAGCGTTCGGTACTGAAAAAACCGTGTCCATACCCAAACTGACCCAGTGTGACGAATGTGACGGCACGGGAAGCCGGCCCGGGACTGACGTGGAAACCTGCGCCCATTGCCACGGTACGGGCCAGTTTATCCAGAGCCAGGGATTTTTCAAGGTCAAGACCACCTGTCCTTATTGCAAGGGCCGGGGCAGTATCATTTCCGATCCCTGTCCCAAATGTGTGGGGGCCGGCCGTGTGGAAACCGTGCGCAAGGTGCAGGTCAAAATTCCGGCCGGCGTGGATGTGGGGTCCAAACTGCGCCTGACGGGTGAGGGAGAAGCGTCTCCCAGCCCGGGCGGTCCGTCCGGAGACCTGTATGTGGTCATCAATGTGAAACCCCACAAATTTTTCCAGCGGGACGGCAACGACATTGTCTGTGCCATTGACATCTCCTTTGCCCAGGCAGCGCTTGGGGCCGATATCACCGTGCCCACCCTGGTGGGGGAGGAAACCCTCACCATTCCCAAAGGCACCCAGTTCGGAGACAGCTTCCGGCTTTCCGGACAGGGGATCGCTTCATTGCGCACGGGCCGGCGGGGAGACCAGATTGTCAAGGTGCTCATCAAAACCCCCACCAAACTCACTGCCAAGCAAAAGGAATTATTAAAGCAGTTTGACAAACTGGATGGCAACAAAATTTCCAATAAATTGAAAAATCTGTTTAAAAATTTATAG
- the queD gene encoding 6-carboxytetrahydropterin synthase QueD, translated as MFELKVKTRFAGAHRLTMVGQKCENLHGHNWQVEVCVKGPKLNDAGVLADFGDIKKAVRQVVDGDLDHKYLNELSVFEGMQPTSERIAVYIARQVQALLDENLPEKLQVSRVMAWESEDACAIYYPD; from the coding sequence ATGTTTGAACTGAAAGTTAAAACCCGGTTTGCCGGTGCCCATCGATTGACCATGGTGGGCCAGAAATGTGAAAACCTTCACGGCCATAACTGGCAGGTGGAAGTGTGTGTCAAAGGCCCTAAACTGAATGATGCCGGGGTGCTGGCGGATTTCGGGGACATCAAAAAAGCAGTGCGTCAGGTGGTGGACGGAGACCTGGACCACAAATATCTCAATGAACTGTCTGTGTTTGAGGGCATGCAGCCCACCTCGGAGCGGATTGCCGTTTACATCGCCCGGCAGGTCCAGGCCCTGCTGGATGAGAATCTGCCGGAAAAATTACAGGTGTCCCGGGTCATGGCATGGGAATCAGAAGATGCCTGCGCCATCTACTATCCGGACTAA
- the nadB gene encoding L-aspartate oxidase, with translation MIRKTDFLVIGSGIAGLSYALKAAEHGHVTIITKKNIQQSNTALAQGGVAAVFGKQDSFDLHVADTLKAGDGLCNREVVKMVVENGPDRIRELVDLGARFNMAGTGKFDFSMGREGGHSVKRIIHAHDLTGREIEDALVAKAREHDNITILEDHVAVNLITVSSTVRSGVLVTHYENSCCGAYVLDNATGRVETFHAAVTLLATGGACKIYLYTSNPDIATGDGIAMAYRAGASVANLEFVQFHPTCLYHPEAKNFLISEAVRGEGAVLIDAKGRRFMADYTPEKELACRDVVARAIDSELKKTGAESVFLDISHKDPDFVRERFPHIHARCLEYGIDITTDPIPVVPAAHYMCGGVATDLKGKTDVQGLYAVGETACTGLHGANRLASNSLLEALVYAHNAYLDSVKNLSAIRKQNMDVTLAPWDETNTSDSDEAIVVSHNWDEIRRLMWNYVGIVRSDKRLQRAARRVKTIHDEIDEYYWDFKLTSDLVELRNLATVAKLVIQSALSRKESRGLHYNIGYPEKDDTRCLVPTILKKRF, from the coding sequence ATGATCCGAAAAACCGATTTTCTGGTGATCGGCAGTGGTATCGCCGGACTGAGTTATGCATTAAAGGCCGCTGAACACGGGCATGTCACCATTATTACCAAAAAAAATATTCAGCAGAGCAACACGGCCCTGGCCCAGGGCGGGGTGGCAGCCGTGTTCGGAAAGCAGGATTCTTTTGATCTGCACGTGGCGGACACCCTCAAAGCCGGGGATGGCCTGTGTAACCGGGAAGTGGTAAAAATGGTGGTGGAAAACGGGCCGGACCGGATCCGGGAACTGGTGGATCTGGGTGCCCGGTTCAACATGGCAGGCACGGGTAAATTTGATTTTTCCATGGGCCGGGAAGGCGGGCATTCCGTCAAACGCATCATCCATGCCCATGACCTGACCGGCAGGGAAATTGAAGACGCTTTGGTGGCAAAGGCCAGAGAACATGACAATATCACCATTCTGGAAGATCATGTGGCCGTGAACCTGATCACGGTTTCTTCCACCGTTCGCAGCGGTGTGCTGGTGACCCACTATGAAAACAGCTGCTGCGGGGCGTATGTACTGGACAATGCCACCGGCCGGGTGGAAACCTTTCATGCGGCCGTGACCCTGCTGGCCACGGGAGGGGCGTGCAAGATTTATCTGTATACCTCCAATCCGGATATCGCTACAGGCGACGGTATTGCCATGGCCTACCGGGCCGGGGCGTCCGTGGCCAACCTGGAGTTTGTCCAGTTCCATCCCACCTGCCTGTATCATCCGGAAGCCAAGAATTTTCTGATTTCCGAAGCTGTGCGGGGTGAAGGGGCCGTGTTGATCGATGCCAAAGGCCGGCGGTTCATGGCAGACTATACCCCGGAAAAAGAACTGGCCTGCCGGGACGTGGTGGCCAGGGCCATTGACAGTGAACTCAAGAAAACCGGGGCGGAATCGGTATTTCTGGATATTTCCCATAAAGATCCTGATTTTGTCCGTGAGCGGTTTCCCCATATTCACGCCCGGTGCCTGGAATACGGCATCGATATCACCACGGATCCCATCCCCGTGGTGCCGGCGGCCCATTACATGTGCGGCGGGGTGGCTACGGATCTGAAAGGAAAGACCGATGTCCAGGGGCTGTATGCCGTGGGAGAAACCGCGTGCACCGGGCTTCACGGCGCCAACCGCCTGGCATCCAATTCACTGCTGGAAGCCCTGGTTTATGCCCACAATGCGTATCTGGATTCCGTTAAAAATCTGTCGGCCATCAGAAAACAAAATATGGATGTCACCCTGGCACCCTGGGATGAAACCAACACCTCGGACAGTGATGAAGCCATTGTGGTGTCCCATAACTGGGATGAGATCCGGCGGCTCATGTGGAATTATGTGGGGATCGTCCGGTCGGACAAGCGGTTGCAGCGGGCGGCCCGGCGTGTCAAAACCATTCACGATGAAATCGACGAATATTACTGGGATTTTAAACTGACATCCGATCTGGTGGAGTTGAGAAACCTTGCCACCGTGGCAAAACTGGTGATTCAATCTGCACTCTCAAGAAAAGAAAGCCGCGGACTTCATTACAATATCGGATATCCCGAAAAAGACGACACCCGGTGTTTAGTTCCCACGATTCTGAAAAAACGGTTCTGA
- a CDS encoding small multi-drug export protein, with protein sequence MKNQLFKTTQGKLLIISICMALVLVGTIGFYLATDAALAKTLILTFFANTFGGRSVGIGLCILQGLTAFPTIFYNFYLEVMVVLFTYAVFALTTTNYLRVEWIIRAMERVAETALKKKHKIERFGWFGIFLFVMIPLPVTGPVVGAIIGSMIGLGWIRNFSATFLGTLTALVLWFEFFEFLDERFQMIQSFFVIILILVLIPYFGKIRRLIESLRRKKPLDP encoded by the coding sequence ATGAAAAACCAGCTTTTCAAAACCACCCAGGGCAAACTGCTGATCATCAGTATCTGTATGGCCCTGGTGCTTGTGGGTACCATCGGTTTTTATCTTGCCACGGATGCGGCATTGGCAAAAACCCTGATTCTCACTTTTTTTGCCAATACGTTCGGCGGCCGATCCGTTGGCATCGGCTTGTGCATCCTGCAGGGGCTCACCGCGTTTCCCACCATATTCTACAACTTTTATCTGGAAGTGATGGTGGTGCTTTTCACCTATGCCGTTTTTGCGTTGACAACGACCAACTACCTGCGGGTGGAATGGATAATCCGGGCCATGGAACGGGTGGCGGAAACGGCCCTGAAAAAAAAGCACAAAATTGAACGGTTCGGATGGTTCGGTATTTTTTTGTTTGTCATGATTCCTTTGCCTGTTACCGGACCCGTGGTGGGTGCCATCATCGGCAGTATGATCGGGCTGGGCTGGATCCGAAATTTTTCCGCCACATTTCTGGGCACCCTGACGGCCCTGGTCCTGTGGTTTGAATTTTTCGAATTCTTAGATGAGCGGTTTCAGATGATTCAGTCTTTTTTTGTCATCATCCTCATTTTGGTACTCATCCCCTATTTCGGAAAAATCCGCCGGCTCATTGAATCGTTGCGCCGGAAAAAACCGCTGGACCCCTGA